One Armigeres subalbatus isolate Guangzhou_Male unplaced genomic scaffold, GZ_Asu_2 Contig1893, whole genome shotgun sequence DNA window includes the following coding sequences:
- the LOC134203505 gene encoding uncharacterized protein LOC134203505, with protein sequence MSKTPFRSKFNWIATEGEVTRQVSYNIQTNETSESIPQENLLNPEACVVLEPDEKTEYCEQTLSVNPIYQVTRLAVLAECRRVESFVGKPPEYHQTHHGQLIFDEGSELYRFDIQFEVCGTAEFIIRYITTAKEPLCLYGMHLVLEKNSNPLGMFASDSTLNRARIETRIKDCTLSEKAARCKEFVLDSVAQNNLISQEMSRYIMNNNISTMAVDGSATSRDRRDSTGRPPAEDDDPGGTTSTQYSKYPPFMETVVRQYMDQKFSALEDKINAKLEALELRQNKKLDEILSLLKGSSTE encoded by the exons ATGAGCAAGACACCGTTTAGATCTAAATTCAATTGGATAGCCACCGAAGGCGAAGTGACCCGCCAGGTGTCGTACAACATCCAGACAAATGAAACATCTGAAAG TATTCCTCAGGAGAATCTTCTTAATCCTGAAGCTTGTGTAGTGCTGGAGCCCGACGAGAAAACCGAATACTGCGAACAAACCCTTAGTGTGAATCCGATATATCAGGTTACGCGACTGGCCGTCCTGGCCGAATGCCGTAGGGTGGAATCCTTCGTGGGCAAACCTCCCGAGTACCACCAAACCCATCACGGTCAGTTAATATTCGATGAAGGATCCGAACTGTACCGgttcgatattcaatttgaagttTGCGGAACCGCTGAATTCATCATCAGATATATCACAACTGCCAAGGAACCACTTTGCCTGTACGGAATGCATTTAGTGCTGGAGAAAAATTCCAATCCCCTGGGGATGTTCGCCAGCGACAGCACTCTGAATCGAGCTAGGATTGAAACGCGAATAAAGGATTGTACCCTGTCGGAGAAAGCGGCTCGATGTAAGGAATTCGTGCTGGATTCTGTGGCGCAGAACAATCTCATCTCACAGGAGATGTCCCGATACATAATGAATAACAACATTTCAACAATGGCCGTCGATGGATCGGCGACGTCTCGTGACAGACGCGACTCTACTGGTCGACCACCCGCTGAAGATGATGATCCGGGGGGCACAACGAGCACACAATATTCCAAATATCCACCGTTCATGGAAACCGTCGTGAGGCAGTATATGGACCAAAAGTTTTCCGCGCTTGAGGACAAAATCAATGCTAAATTAGAAGCGCTGGAATTGCGCCAGAACAAAAAACTAGATGAAATTTTATCATTGTTGAAGGGCAGTAGTACGGAATAA